The following are encoded in a window of Octopus sinensis linkage group LG23, ASM634580v1, whole genome shotgun sequence genomic DNA:
- the LOC115223668 gene encoding uncharacterized protein LOC115223668, protein MPGQPHSTIDDDTIYKMEAAILEEHRITIRQLAQEVKISVGSVEKLIHDHLHMRKLSARINSSQALLTMRQENKKDFFGRLIIQDETWVHHYDLRLKSSRSNGSMITHHLQRRLASNSQQAW, encoded by the coding sequence ATGCCTGGACAACCACATTCCACCATTGATGACGACACCATCTATAAAATGGAAGCCGCCATTTTGGAGGAACACCGCATAACTATTCGGCAACtagcccaagaagtgaagataagtgtagggtCCGTGGAAAAACTCATTCACGACCATTTGCACATGCGGAAGTTGTCTGCACGAATCAATTCCTCCCAAGCTCTTTTGACAATGCGCCAAGAAAACAAGAAGGACTTTTTCGGCAGACTTATTATacaggatgaaacatgggtccatcactatgaccTGAGATTAAAGTCCAGTcgaagcaatggaagcatgataacacaccacctccaaagaaggctcGCATCCAACTCTCAACAGGCATGGTGA